The Triticum aestivum cultivar Chinese Spring chromosome 7B, IWGSC CS RefSeq v2.1, whole genome shotgun sequence genome window below encodes:
- the LOC123155779 gene encoding protein MICRORCHIDIA 6 isoform X1, with amino-acid sequence MALLDWIELSDDEEVAVKERLPPEKVKEEFPPIEVKEEFPPTIVKEELDTHVHGTAQLEVEIVDLTTEEADVEEDRNAHGKGDAAQGATTSHRQQFVAPHGQGEAAQTVVPRQEFLAAANGVEEFLVTGNVVQEAMQSGNQDFAAAVDCTEEATHSENADEAGPSLFTEQGAAAGDCGEEAMQSGNQDFAAAVDCAEEVMHSENAAEAVPSSFTEQGAAAGDCDEEAMQPGNQDFAAAVDCAEEAMQSENAAEAVPSSFTGQGVAAGDCSEEAMQPGNQDFSAAVDCAEEAMQSENAAESGPSSLTEQGVVAGYCSEEAMQCGNQDFVAAVDCTEEAMQSEHAAEAGPLLFTGQGVVAGDCGEEAMQSGKQDFVAAVDCAEEAMHSGNAVEAAPSSFIEGVAAGDFAEEAMRYNHENQAAQCSLMTGQAAASSLSMTEQGATTSSLRTVQQSHKRDALLGSPPISTAAPFPRQFWKAGEYKVAARASINNGQNCLRINPKFLHSNATSHKWVFGAIAELLDNTVDEVQNGATYVKIDKMKYSPVGEYSLMVQDDGGGMSPEHLRHCLSFGFSNKCTNSSIGQYGNGFKTSTMRLGADAIIFSCRKANSRLTRSVGLLSYTFLKGTGCNDILVPVVDYEFDPSSRNFKRIMDRGEKHFSSNLSTLLRWSQFSTEDDLLNQFEDMGCHGTKIVVSKLWLNDADEMELDFTTDDEDIMMSGAPKIPEERAKVKRLNHMHIANRFRYSLRVYASILYLRLPEHFKVILCGRTVEPHHIIKDLIYCECIKYRPQVGISVQVDVITSIGFLKGAPNLDIYGFNVYHRNRLILPFWAAGSERGRGRGIAGVLEANFIRPTHDKQDFEKTELFQRLEMRLKDMAMEYWKHHAHLVGYRPLTKSLRPAYYASIAATNDNSSVAQATATPYARNSRAKASGVLNSRFNGGNSLNPLHIGALRAQMDYGACPLARKNMRTSLYMPSTPQQTELCKRRNSGSMIETRAQKRHNTNGDADHFGSVNVVEIGEERSSLLICQNMMLKAECSELEAAGQILRSKADRLMGELREWQRKGRSLTDELEFYHGLSAIQRRMPITSTSSLGVGWI; translated from the exons ATGGCATTGTTGGACTGGATTGAGTTGTCTGATGACGAGGAGGTGGCAGTCAAAGAAAGACTTCCTCCAGAAAAAGTCAAAGAAGAATTTCCTCCAATAGAAGTCAAAGAAGAATTTCCTCCCACAATAGTGAAAGAAGAACTGGATACTCATGTACATGGGACAGCTCAGTTGGAAGTAGAAATTGTTGATTTAACCACAGAAGAAGCTGACGTTGAAGAGGATAGGAATGCTCACGGGAAAGGGGACGCTGCTCAGGGGGCAACAACATCACATAGACAACAGTTTGTTGCACCTCATGGACAAGGCGAGGCAGCTCAGACAGTGGTACCAAGACAAGAGTTTCTTGCTGCTGCTAATGGTGTGGAAGAGTTTCTTGTAACAGGTAATGTTGTGCAAGAGGCTATGCAGTCTGGAAATCAGGATTTTGCTGCAGCTGTTGATTGCACAGAAGAGGCCACGCATTCTGAAAATGCAGATGAAGCTGGCCCATCATTATTTACAGAACAAGGTGCTGCGGCAGGCGATTGCGGTGAAGAGGCTATGCAGTCTGGAAATCAGGATTTTGCTGCAGCAGTTGATTGTGCAGAAGAGGTCATGCATTCTGAAAATGCAGCTGAAGCTGTCCCATCGTCGTTTACAGAGCAAGGTGCTGCGGCAGGCGATTGCGATGAAGAGGCTATGCAGCCTGGAAATCAGGATTTTGCTGCAGCAGTTGATTGTGCAGAAGAGGCCATGCAGTCTGAAAATGCAGCTGAAGCTGTCCCCTCGTCGTTTACAGGGCAAGGTGTTGCGGCAGGCGATTGCAGTGAAGAAGCTATGCAGCCTGGAAATCAGGATTTTTCTGCAGCAGTTGATTGCGCAGAAGAGGCCATGCAGTCTGAAAATGCAGCTGAATCTGGCCCATCATCGTTAACAGAACAAGGTGTTGTGGCAGGTTATTGCAGCGAAGAAGCTATGCAGTGTGGAAATCAGGATTTTGTTGCAGCAGTTGATTGCACAGAAGAGGCCATGCAGTCTGAGCATGCAGCTGAAGCTGGCCCGTTATTGTTTACTGGACAGGGTGTTGTGGCAGGCGATTGCGGTGAAGAGGCTATGCAGTCTGGAAAGCAGGATTTTGTCGCAGCAGTTGATTGCGCAGAAGAGGCTATGCATTCTGGAAATGCAGTCGAAGCTGCCCCATCATCGTTTATCGAAGGTGTAGCGGCAGGTGATTTTGCTGAAGAGGCTATGCGGTATAACCATGAAAACCAAGCTGCTCAATGCTCGCTAATGACAGGACAAGCTGCTGCATCATCCTTGTCAATGACAGAACAAGGTGCTACTACATCTTCACTAAGGACAGTGCAACAGAGTCACAAGAGAGATGCATTGCTAGGTTCCCCTCCCATCTCAACCGCGGCGCCTTTTCCCCGGCAATTCTGGAAGGCTGGGGAGTACAAGGTTGCTGCCCGAGCTTCCATCAACA ATGGCCAGAACTGCTTAAGGATTAATCCCAAGTTTCTTCACTCGAATGCTACGTCACACAAGTGGGTATTTGGTG CTATTGCAGAACTGCTCGACAACACTGTTGATGAG GTGCAGAATGGGGCAACCTATGTGAAAATAGATAAAATGAAATATTCTCCTGTCGGAGAGTATTCATTAATGGTACAAG ATGATGGAGGCGGTATGAGTCCTGAGCATCTTCGACATTGTTTGAGCTTCGGATTCTCCAATAAATGCACGAATTCATCAATTGGACAAT ATGGAAATGGCTTCAAAACCAGCACAATGAGGCTTGGGGCAGATGCTATCATATTCAGCTGCAGAAAAGCTAATAG CAGATTGACACGAAGTGTTGGGCTGCTCTCTTACACATTCCTCAAAGGAACCGGCTGCAATGACATATTAGTGCCTGTG GTTGACTATGAATTTGATCCTTCATCCCGCAATTTCAAGAGGATAATGGACCGTGGTGAAAAACATTTTTCTTCCAATTTGTCCACTCTTCTGAGGTGGTCTCAATTTTCTACAGAAGATGATTTATTGAATCAA TTTGAGGACATGGGATGCCATGGCACAAAAATTGTTGTATCCAAATTATGGCTCAATGATGCGGATGAAATGGAGCTTGACTTTACAACTGATGATGAG GATATTATGATGTCAGGAGCGCCTAAGATACCAGAAGAACGCGCGAAAGTGAAAAGGTTGAATCATATGCATATTGCAAATCGCTTCCGATATTCACTTCGT GTTTATGCATCTATACTATACCTTCGTCTACCAGAACACTTTAAAGTCATCTTGTGTGGACGAACTGTTGAACCTCACCATATTATAAAGGACCTCATATACTGTGAATGTATCAAATATCGACCACAAGTTGGAATAAGCGTACAG GTTGATGTCATTACTTCAATTGGCTTCTTAAAAGGTGCTCCAAACCTGGATATCTATGGATTTAATGTCTACCATAGGAACCGTCTTATTCTG CCATTTTGGGCTGCAGGCTCTGAAAGAGGTCGAGGCAGAGGCATTGCTG GGGTTTTGGAGGCGAACTTTATACGACCTACACATGATAAGCAAGATTTTGAGAAGACGGAACTTTTTCAGAGACTTGAGATGAGATTAAAAGACATGGCAATGGAGTATTG GAAGCACCATGCTCATTTGGTTGGCTACCGGCCACTCACAAAATCTCTTCGTCCAGCATATTATGCATCTATTGCTGCTACCAATGATAATAGCTCAGTAGCCCAAGCTACAGCAACACCTTATGCCAGGAACTCAAGAGCCAAAGCATCTGGAGTATTGAACTCCCGTTTCAATGGAGGTAACTCATTAAATCCTTTGCACATTGGTGCCTTGAGGGCTCAAATGGACTATGGTGCATGTCCTTTAGCAAGGAAAAATATGAGGACTTCATTATATATGCCAAGCACACCGCAGCAAACTG AACTGTGCAAAAGAAGAAACTCTGGCTCGATGATTGAAACGAGGGCCCAGAAAAGGCACAACACAAAtggcgatgctgaccactttggaaGTGTCAATGTTGTTGAG ATAGGAGAGGAAAGGAGCAGTCTCTTAATTTGTCAGAACATGATGCTAAAGGCCGA GTGTTCCGAGCTCGAGGCGGCAGGACAGATTCTCCGAAGCAAG GCGGACAGGTTGATGGGTGAACTCCGCGAGTGGCAACGAAAGGGGAGGAGCCTGACGGACGAGTTGGAGTTCTACCACGGCCTCAGCGCGATACAGCGCAGGATGCCCATCACCAGCACCTCTTCCCTGGGAGTGGGATGGATCTGA
- the LOC123155779 gene encoding protein MICRORCHIDIA 6 isoform X2: MALLDWIELSDDEEVAVKERLPPEKVKEEFPPIEVKEEFPPTIVKEELDTHVHGTAQLEVEIVDLTTEEADVEEDRNAHGKGDAAQGATTSHRQQFVAPHGQGEAAQTVVPRQEFLAAANGVEEFLVTGNVVQEAMQSGNQDFAAAVDCTEEATHSENADEAGPSLFTEQGAAAGDCGEEAMQSGNQDFAAAVDCAEEVMHSENAAEAVPSSFTEQGAAAGDCDEEAMQPGNQDFAAAVDCAEEAMQSENAAEAVPSSFTGQGVAAGDCSEEAMQPGNQDFSAAVDCAEEAMQSENAAESGPSSLTEQGVVAGYCSEEAMQCGNQDFVAAVDCTEEAMQSEHAAEAGPLLFTGQGVVAGDCGEEAMQSGKQDFVAAVDCAEEAMHSGNAVEAAPSSFIEGVAAGDFAEEAMRYNHENQAAQCSLMTGQAAASSLSMTEQGATTSSLRTVQQSHKRDALLGSPPISTAAPFPRQFWKAGEYKVAARASINNGQNCLRINPKFLHSNATSHKWVFGAIAELLDNTVDEVQNGATYVKIDKMKYSPVGEYSLMVQDDGGGMSPEHLRHCLSFGFSNKCTNSSIGQYGNGFKTSTMRLGADAIIFSCRKANRLTRSVGLLSYTFLKGTGCNDILVPVVDYEFDPSSRNFKRIMDRGEKHFSSNLSTLLRWSQFSTEDDLLNQFEDMGCHGTKIVVSKLWLNDADEMELDFTTDDEDIMMSGAPKIPEERAKVKRLNHMHIANRFRYSLRVYASILYLRLPEHFKVILCGRTVEPHHIIKDLIYCECIKYRPQVGISVQVDVITSIGFLKGAPNLDIYGFNVYHRNRLILPFWAAGSERGRGRGIAGVLEANFIRPTHDKQDFEKTELFQRLEMRLKDMAMEYWKHHAHLVGYRPLTKSLRPAYYASIAATNDNSSVAQATATPYARNSRAKASGVLNSRFNGGNSLNPLHIGALRAQMDYGACPLARKNMRTSLYMPSTPQQTELCKRRNSGSMIETRAQKRHNTNGDADHFGSVNVVEIGEERSSLLICQNMMLKAECSELEAAGQILRSKADRLMGELREWQRKGRSLTDELEFYHGLSAIQRRMPITSTSSLGVGWI, translated from the exons ATGGCATTGTTGGACTGGATTGAGTTGTCTGATGACGAGGAGGTGGCAGTCAAAGAAAGACTTCCTCCAGAAAAAGTCAAAGAAGAATTTCCTCCAATAGAAGTCAAAGAAGAATTTCCTCCCACAATAGTGAAAGAAGAACTGGATACTCATGTACATGGGACAGCTCAGTTGGAAGTAGAAATTGTTGATTTAACCACAGAAGAAGCTGACGTTGAAGAGGATAGGAATGCTCACGGGAAAGGGGACGCTGCTCAGGGGGCAACAACATCACATAGACAACAGTTTGTTGCACCTCATGGACAAGGCGAGGCAGCTCAGACAGTGGTACCAAGACAAGAGTTTCTTGCTGCTGCTAATGGTGTGGAAGAGTTTCTTGTAACAGGTAATGTTGTGCAAGAGGCTATGCAGTCTGGAAATCAGGATTTTGCTGCAGCTGTTGATTGCACAGAAGAGGCCACGCATTCTGAAAATGCAGATGAAGCTGGCCCATCATTATTTACAGAACAAGGTGCTGCGGCAGGCGATTGCGGTGAAGAGGCTATGCAGTCTGGAAATCAGGATTTTGCTGCAGCAGTTGATTGTGCAGAAGAGGTCATGCATTCTGAAAATGCAGCTGAAGCTGTCCCATCGTCGTTTACAGAGCAAGGTGCTGCGGCAGGCGATTGCGATGAAGAGGCTATGCAGCCTGGAAATCAGGATTTTGCTGCAGCAGTTGATTGTGCAGAAGAGGCCATGCAGTCTGAAAATGCAGCTGAAGCTGTCCCCTCGTCGTTTACAGGGCAAGGTGTTGCGGCAGGCGATTGCAGTGAAGAAGCTATGCAGCCTGGAAATCAGGATTTTTCTGCAGCAGTTGATTGCGCAGAAGAGGCCATGCAGTCTGAAAATGCAGCTGAATCTGGCCCATCATCGTTAACAGAACAAGGTGTTGTGGCAGGTTATTGCAGCGAAGAAGCTATGCAGTGTGGAAATCAGGATTTTGTTGCAGCAGTTGATTGCACAGAAGAGGCCATGCAGTCTGAGCATGCAGCTGAAGCTGGCCCGTTATTGTTTACTGGACAGGGTGTTGTGGCAGGCGATTGCGGTGAAGAGGCTATGCAGTCTGGAAAGCAGGATTTTGTCGCAGCAGTTGATTGCGCAGAAGAGGCTATGCATTCTGGAAATGCAGTCGAAGCTGCCCCATCATCGTTTATCGAAGGTGTAGCGGCAGGTGATTTTGCTGAAGAGGCTATGCGGTATAACCATGAAAACCAAGCTGCTCAATGCTCGCTAATGACAGGACAAGCTGCTGCATCATCCTTGTCAATGACAGAACAAGGTGCTACTACATCTTCACTAAGGACAGTGCAACAGAGTCACAAGAGAGATGCATTGCTAGGTTCCCCTCCCATCTCAACCGCGGCGCCTTTTCCCCGGCAATTCTGGAAGGCTGGGGAGTACAAGGTTGCTGCCCGAGCTTCCATCAACA ATGGCCAGAACTGCTTAAGGATTAATCCCAAGTTTCTTCACTCGAATGCTACGTCACACAAGTGGGTATTTGGTG CTATTGCAGAACTGCTCGACAACACTGTTGATGAG GTGCAGAATGGGGCAACCTATGTGAAAATAGATAAAATGAAATATTCTCCTGTCGGAGAGTATTCATTAATGGTACAAG ATGATGGAGGCGGTATGAGTCCTGAGCATCTTCGACATTGTTTGAGCTTCGGATTCTCCAATAAATGCACGAATTCATCAATTGGACAAT ATGGAAATGGCTTCAAAACCAGCACAATGAGGCTTGGGGCAGATGCTATCATATTCAGCTGCAGAAAAGCTAATAG ATTGACACGAAGTGTTGGGCTGCTCTCTTACACATTCCTCAAAGGAACCGGCTGCAATGACATATTAGTGCCTGTG GTTGACTATGAATTTGATCCTTCATCCCGCAATTTCAAGAGGATAATGGACCGTGGTGAAAAACATTTTTCTTCCAATTTGTCCACTCTTCTGAGGTGGTCTCAATTTTCTACAGAAGATGATTTATTGAATCAA TTTGAGGACATGGGATGCCATGGCACAAAAATTGTTGTATCCAAATTATGGCTCAATGATGCGGATGAAATGGAGCTTGACTTTACAACTGATGATGAG GATATTATGATGTCAGGAGCGCCTAAGATACCAGAAGAACGCGCGAAAGTGAAAAGGTTGAATCATATGCATATTGCAAATCGCTTCCGATATTCACTTCGT GTTTATGCATCTATACTATACCTTCGTCTACCAGAACACTTTAAAGTCATCTTGTGTGGACGAACTGTTGAACCTCACCATATTATAAAGGACCTCATATACTGTGAATGTATCAAATATCGACCACAAGTTGGAATAAGCGTACAG GTTGATGTCATTACTTCAATTGGCTTCTTAAAAGGTGCTCCAAACCTGGATATCTATGGATTTAATGTCTACCATAGGAACCGTCTTATTCTG CCATTTTGGGCTGCAGGCTCTGAAAGAGGTCGAGGCAGAGGCATTGCTG GGGTTTTGGAGGCGAACTTTATACGACCTACACATGATAAGCAAGATTTTGAGAAGACGGAACTTTTTCAGAGACTTGAGATGAGATTAAAAGACATGGCAATGGAGTATTG GAAGCACCATGCTCATTTGGTTGGCTACCGGCCACTCACAAAATCTCTTCGTCCAGCATATTATGCATCTATTGCTGCTACCAATGATAATAGCTCAGTAGCCCAAGCTACAGCAACACCTTATGCCAGGAACTCAAGAGCCAAAGCATCTGGAGTATTGAACTCCCGTTTCAATGGAGGTAACTCATTAAATCCTTTGCACATTGGTGCCTTGAGGGCTCAAATGGACTATGGTGCATGTCCTTTAGCAAGGAAAAATATGAGGACTTCATTATATATGCCAAGCACACCGCAGCAAACTG AACTGTGCAAAAGAAGAAACTCTGGCTCGATGATTGAAACGAGGGCCCAGAAAAGGCACAACACAAAtggcgatgctgaccactttggaaGTGTCAATGTTGTTGAG ATAGGAGAGGAAAGGAGCAGTCTCTTAATTTGTCAGAACATGATGCTAAAGGCCGA GTGTTCCGAGCTCGAGGCGGCAGGACAGATTCTCCGAAGCAAG GCGGACAGGTTGATGGGTGAACTCCGCGAGTGGCAACGAAAGGGGAGGAGCCTGACGGACGAGTTGGAGTTCTACCACGGCCTCAGCGCGATACAGCGCAGGATGCCCATCACCAGCACCTCTTCCCTGGGAGTGGGATGGATCTGA